In the Haloferula helveola genome, one interval contains:
- a CDS encoding AraC family transcriptional regulator, with translation MKVGTLGEVMDLIPGVFVFEKDRESRFQAANRALWNLHGCRSESEMLGRTDYDFHAPELARQYIEEDRWVMERGERVIDRLWLVPGAHGHPQWYWSSKIPLRDSSGRVTGLAGVLRPHDEAGAAPGMLQRLTPAIRKVLRDYGEGLRVGELAGLCGLSTSQFQREFKRLLGMTPSAYLTWVRIQAARQRLSEGDSLLAEIALECGFCDQSHFVKRFRAETGMRPLDYRRKFGR, from the coding sequence ATGAAAGTCGGGACTTTGGGAGAAGTGATGGATCTGATCCCCGGGGTTTTTGTGTTTGAGAAGGATCGCGAAAGTCGATTTCAGGCCGCGAACCGGGCGCTTTGGAACCTTCACGGCTGCCGTTCGGAGTCCGAGATGCTCGGGCGGACCGACTATGACTTTCACGCTCCGGAACTCGCCCGGCAATACATCGAGGAGGATCGCTGGGTCATGGAGCGGGGGGAGCGCGTGATCGATCGGTTGTGGCTGGTTCCGGGAGCTCACGGGCATCCGCAGTGGTACTGGTCGAGCAAGATTCCTCTGCGTGACTCGTCCGGCCGTGTGACCGGACTTGCGGGTGTGTTGCGTCCGCATGATGAAGCCGGCGCCGCGCCGGGGATGCTCCAGCGATTGACTCCGGCGATCCGCAAGGTGCTTCGGGATTACGGCGAGGGACTCCGGGTTGGAGAACTGGCCGGGCTTTGCGGGCTTTCGACGAGCCAGTTCCAGCGTGAGTTCAAGCGCCTGCTTGGCATGACGCCGAGTGCGTATCTCACCTGGGTCAGGATCCAGGCGGCACGCCAGCGGCTGTCCGAGGGCGACTCGCTGCTGGCGGAAATCGCGCTCGAGTGCGGCTTCTGTGACCAGAGTCACTTCGTGAAACGGTTCCGCGCCGAGACCGGTATGCGACCGCTCGATTACCGAAGGAAGTTCGGTCGATAG
- a CDS encoding PSD1 and planctomycete cytochrome C domain-containing protein, with protein sequence MRFAPSSAAWVLASALAGGATLEFNRDVRPILSKNCFHCHGQDPAHRDSGLRLDTEEGLHGNGESGDPVIVPGDPEKSLLWKRITSKDPEVVMPPPDSHRSLTGPQIETLRQWIVEGASYQKHWAFVSPTKKPLPKTDYPAAEPWDAWVHAKLATQDLTPSPPASPARWLRRASFDLTGLAPTPEETAAFEEQVTAKGEAAYETAVDRLLSSKRYGEHMAAAWLDVARYADTHGFNNDSSRSMWRWRDWVIDAFNGNLAYDRFVTMQLAGDLLPDADLESRIATGFNRNHVINSEGGIIDEEYRVEYVADRVRTVSTAWLGLTMECARCHDHKYDNVSQKDYYRMFAFFNQVPEVGEAGRLRNAAPVMRAPTREQQDKLAKLDEALARATAELPEIRPEGDFTPPPVEADKERMDLVETLESPTKDQTGHATQWKPGAGPAHTFAAWVRWQGEEGVIFSSINYGGEPSAQGYARGVELRVLSDGRLDFRASERWPGYANELRSSAKLQTGRWHFVALVNEGGSKNEAMRLYVDDREEEMELVLDGLSGGARAGAVVLGKARGGTPDEWNGTIAMASSWPKALKPEDLGKHLDSTLKSDSPWTRDRSDLVTRRQALASQTEYRSAWSRLESLRAEKFALQRSLPNTMVMTELDEPRPTYLLERGTYDAHGEQVEAGALEDLLLAWPQGAPRNRLGLARWLTDPQHPLTARVVVNRFWQQVFGTGLVKTAEDLGVQGEYPSHPELLDWLARDFIESGWDVKRLMKSLVLSSTYRQDSAQKSGMTRLDPENRLLARGPRVRLDAECIRDHALNTSGLLVEKVGGPSVRPFQPADYYKGMVVGANYPSTTWTDGTGDELFRRSLYTFWKRTVPHPVTTNFDMPDREFCVATRSRTNTPLQALTLMNEKGMLYAAAALGARIRSHSPEDTKTALAYGFELTTGREPTAEEARVLRQEWDTSLADWQSDPEAAKAFLSDCGVAQPTDPPTEAAYTLIGNLLLNLDETITKH encoded by the coding sequence GTGAGATTCGCACCGTCGTCTGCCGCATGGGTTCTGGCCAGCGCCTTGGCCGGTGGTGCCACGCTGGAATTCAATCGCGATGTGCGGCCGATTCTCTCGAAGAACTGCTTTCACTGCCACGGCCAGGACCCCGCGCACCGTGACTCGGGCCTGCGTCTCGACACCGAGGAAGGACTCCACGGCAATGGCGAAAGCGGAGATCCGGTGATCGTTCCCGGAGACCCGGAAAAGAGTCTGCTGTGGAAGCGCATCACCAGCAAGGACCCCGAAGTGGTCATGCCGCCGCCCGACTCCCACAGGAGCCTGACCGGACCGCAGATCGAGACGCTCCGCCAGTGGATCGTGGAAGGCGCGAGTTACCAGAAGCATTGGGCTTTCGTTTCTCCGACGAAGAAGCCGCTGCCAAAGACCGACTACCCGGCAGCCGAGCCGTGGGATGCATGGGTTCATGCGAAGCTCGCGACTCAGGACCTTACGCCATCGCCACCGGCCTCCCCCGCCCGTTGGCTGCGTCGTGCATCCTTCGATCTCACCGGCCTCGCTCCGACGCCGGAGGAAACGGCGGCTTTCGAAGAACAGGTCACCGCGAAAGGCGAGGCCGCCTACGAGACAGCGGTCGACCGCTTGCTGTCCTCCAAACGCTACGGCGAGCACATGGCGGCGGCGTGGCTCGATGTTGCCCGATACGCCGACACCCACGGCTTCAACAACGATAGTTCCCGTAGCATGTGGCGGTGGCGGGATTGGGTGATCGACGCCTTCAACGGCAACCTCGCCTACGACCGCTTCGTCACGATGCAGCTCGCGGGTGACCTGCTTCCCGATGCCGATCTCGAAAGCCGGATCGCGACCGGCTTCAACCGCAACCACGTCATCAACTCGGAGGGCGGCATCATCGACGAAGAATACCGCGTCGAATACGTCGCCGACCGCGTGCGGACCGTCAGCACCGCATGGCTCGGACTCACGATGGAGTGCGCGCGGTGCCACGATCACAAATACGACAACGTCTCGCAAAAGGACTACTACCGGATGTTCGCCTTCTTCAACCAGGTGCCGGAAGTCGGAGAAGCCGGGCGTCTGCGAAACGCGGCACCCGTGATGCGGGCTCCCACCCGCGAGCAGCAGGACAAACTGGCGAAGCTCGATGAAGCGCTCGCCCGCGCCACTGCGGAACTTCCTGAGATCCGGCCGGAAGGAGATTTCACTCCGCCTCCCGTCGAAGCGGACAAGGAGCGGATGGATCTGGTCGAAACGCTTGAGTCGCCAACCAAGGATCAAACCGGACACGCGACCCAATGGAAGCCCGGTGCCGGGCCGGCCCACACCTTCGCCGCATGGGTTCGCTGGCAAGGCGAGGAAGGCGTCATCTTCTCCTCGATCAACTATGGAGGCGAACCCTCCGCCCAAGGCTACGCCCGCGGTGTCGAATTGCGGGTTCTCTCCGACGGCCGACTCGACTTCCGGGCTTCGGAACGCTGGCCGGGTTACGCCAACGAACTGCGCTCTTCGGCCAAACTTCAGACCGGTCGCTGGCACTTCGTCGCGCTGGTCAACGAGGGCGGCAGCAAGAACGAAGCGATGCGCCTTTACGTCGATGATCGCGAAGAGGAAATGGAGTTGGTCCTCGACGGACTCAGCGGCGGAGCCCGCGCCGGCGCGGTGGTCCTCGGCAAGGCCCGTGGCGGAACTCCCGACGAGTGGAATGGCACGATCGCGATGGCATCCTCCTGGCCGAAGGCGTTGAAACCCGAAGATCTCGGGAAGCACCTCGACAGCACCCTGAAGTCCGACTCGCCATGGACGCGTGACCGGTCCGATCTCGTGACTCGCCGTCAGGCACTCGCGAGCCAAACCGAATACCGCTCGGCATGGAGCCGTCTCGAATCGCTGCGGGCCGAGAAGTTCGCTCTCCAGCGGTCGCTACCAAACACGATGGTGATGACCGAACTCGACGAGCCGCGTCCGACCTATCTCCTCGAGCGCGGAACCTACGACGCCCATGGCGAGCAGGTCGAAGCCGGGGCCCTGGAGGATCTCCTCCTCGCATGGCCGCAAGGCGCTCCCCGCAACCGATTGGGTCTGGCCCGGTGGCTTACCGACCCGCAGCACCCGCTGACCGCACGCGTGGTGGTCAATCGCTTCTGGCAGCAGGTCTTCGGTACCGGATTGGTCAAGACCGCCGAAGATCTCGGCGTCCAGGGTGAATATCCGAGCCATCCCGAACTGCTCGATTGGCTGGCGCGCGACTTCATCGAAAGCGGTTGGGACGTGAAGCGCCTGATGAAATCGCTCGTTCTCTCGTCCACCTACCGGCAGGACTCCGCCCAAAAGTCCGGGATGACGCGTCTCGACCCGGAGAACCGTTTGCTGGCCCGTGGTCCCCGGGTGCGACTCGATGCCGAGTGCATCCGCGACCATGCCCTGAACACCAGCGGCCTATTGGTCGAGAAAGTCGGGGGCCCCAGCGTGCGGCCGTTCCAGCCGGCGGACTACTACAAGGGCATGGTGGTCGGCGCGAACTACCCGAGCACGACATGGACCGACGGCACAGGCGACGAGCTGTTCCGTCGTAGCCTCTACACCTTCTGGAAACGCACGGTCCCCCATCCCGTGACCACCAATTTCGACATGCCGGACCGCGAGTTCTGCGTCGCAACCCGCTCCCGGACCAACACACCCCTACAGGCGCTCACGTTGATGAACGAGAAGGGCATGCTATACGCCGCGGCAGCGCTGGGAGCCAGGATCCGGTCCCACTCGCCCGAAGATACAAAAACCGCGCTCGCCTACGGCTTCGAACTGACCACCGGCCGCGAGCCGACAGCGGAAGAAGCCCGGGTGCTACGCCAGGAGTGGGACACGTCGCTCGCCGATTGGCAGTCCGACCCGGAAGCGGCGAAGGCATTCCTCTCGGATTGCGGCGTCGCTCAACCGACCGATCCGCCAACCGAGGCCGCCTACACCCTGATTGGCAATCTCCTCCTCAATCTCGACGAAACCATCACCAAGCACTGA
- a CDS encoding DUF1501 domain-containing protein: MTDCARFESFTSRRQFLSRTGLGLGALALSQLEANAASLGSAHHKPKAKRIIYLFQSGGPPQHELLDPKPLLDERFDEDLPASVRGNQRITGMVSGQSRLGLQPSLYGFTPSGSSGLQIGDLLPHTQKIADDLCMVRSMHTEAINHDPAITFLQTGSQQPGRPSFGAWLDYGLGSSNSNLPSFVVMTSVPGEGAAGQGLLARLWGAGFLPSKHQGVLLRGGQDPVLYLGNPSGMTRARRRRMLDSLQELNRQQFASQGDPETEARIAQYEMAFRMQASVPELTDLDSEPESTWKLYGEDAKKPGTFARNCLLARRLAERGVNFIQLYHRGWDVHGGLTKKLPMLARETDQASAALVTDLKQRGLLEDTIVIWGGEFGRTCYAQGPARRDAYGRDHHGRCFSLWMAGGGFKPGFEYGKTDEFGFNITENPVHVHDLHATLMHQLGIDHERLTYRFQGRQYRLTDVHGHVVKDLLA, encoded by the coding sequence ATGACCGATTGCGCCCGATTCGAGTCGTTTACCAGCCGCCGCCAGTTCCTCTCACGGACCGGTCTCGGCCTCGGTGCGCTCGCGCTCTCCCAGCTTGAAGCGAATGCCGCGAGCCTCGGCAGCGCGCACCACAAGCCGAAGGCCAAGCGCATCATCTACCTCTTCCAATCCGGCGGACCGCCGCAGCACGAACTGCTGGACCCGAAGCCGCTGCTCGACGAGCGCTTCGACGAGGACCTGCCCGCATCGGTGCGCGGCAACCAGCGCATCACCGGAATGGTCAGCGGCCAGAGCCGTCTCGGCCTGCAGCCGAGCCTCTACGGCTTCACGCCATCCGGCTCCAGCGGGTTGCAGATCGGCGACCTTCTTCCGCACACGCAGAAGATCGCCGACGACCTCTGCATGGTCCGATCGATGCACACCGAGGCGATCAACCACGATCCGGCGATCACCTTCCTCCAAACCGGTAGCCAGCAACCCGGCCGGCCGAGCTTCGGCGCCTGGCTCGACTACGGTCTGGGCAGTAGCAACAGCAACTTGCCGAGCTTCGTGGTGATGACCAGCGTTCCGGGCGAAGGCGCGGCGGGCCAAGGACTGCTCGCCCGGCTCTGGGGCGCCGGTTTCCTGCCGAGCAAGCATCAGGGAGTGCTTCTCAGGGGAGGCCAGGACCCGGTCCTCTACCTCGGCAACCCGTCGGGCATGACCCGCGCGCGGCGGCGTCGGATGCTCGACAGCCTGCAGGAACTGAACCGCCAGCAGTTCGCATCCCAAGGCGACCCGGAGACCGAAGCACGCATCGCCCAGTACGAGATGGCCTTCCGAATGCAGGCCTCGGTGCCGGAACTGACCGACCTCGACAGCGAACCCGAGAGCACCTGGAAGCTCTACGGGGAGGACGCCAAGAAACCCGGAACCTTTGCCCGCAACTGCCTGCTCGCACGCCGGCTCGCCGAGCGAGGTGTGAATTTCATCCAGCTCTACCACCGCGGCTGGGACGTTCACGGTGGCCTGACCAAGAAGCTACCGATGCTTGCCCGGGAGACCGACCAGGCCTCCGCCGCGCTCGTCACCGACCTGAAACAACGCGGCCTGCTTGAGGACACCATCGTCATCTGGGGCGGCGAATTCGGCCGCACCTGCTATGCGCAAGGTCCGGCGCGACGTGACGCCTACGGCCGCGACCACCACGGCCGCTGCTTTTCCCTATGGATGGCAGGCGGCGGGTTCAAGCCGGGTTTCGAGTATGGAAAGACCGACGAGTTCGGGTTCAACATCACCGAGAACCCGGTCCACGTACACGACCTCCACGCCACGCTGATGCACCAGTTGGGCATCGATCACGAACGCCTGACCTACCGGTTCCAAGGCCGGCAGTACCGATTGACCGATGTCCACGGCCACGTGGTGAAGGATCTGCTCGCCTGA